A single genomic interval of Ramlibacter sp. harbors:
- the cobD gene encoding cobalamin biosynthesis protein CobD, translated as MGLWTALGALWLALAIDHLWGEPRARWHPVVWMGHYLVAAGRRIAPGTPSNGPDWRAFWAGGLAWSLGLLVVLLLANLAVALLMQLPWWGTALGLGLLLKPMLAWRMLAGEAAAVEAALHQSLDAGRARLAHLVSRDVSQLTESEVRESAIESLAENLSDSVVAPIFWFVLLGLPGAAAYRFANTADAMWGYLGLHGGRYWTWAGKWAARADDLLSWLPARLTALLLGLAAGGLPPGKLWREAARTPSPNSGWPMAAMALALGVCLRKPGVYALNAGQRLPVAADMRRACALAAKAVLGCLLIACAFLFLTTSTTT; from the coding sequence ATGGGCCTGTGGACCGCGCTGGGGGCCCTGTGGCTGGCGCTGGCCATTGACCACCTGTGGGGTGAGCCGCGGGCGAGGTGGCACCCCGTGGTGTGGATGGGGCATTACCTGGTGGCTGCCGGGCGCCGCATCGCGCCGGGCACGCCTTCGAACGGCCCGGACTGGCGGGCCTTCTGGGCCGGCGGCCTGGCCTGGAGCCTGGGGCTGCTCGTGGTGCTGTTGCTGGCCAATCTCGCGGTGGCGTTGCTGATGCAGCTGCCCTGGTGGGGCACGGCGCTCGGCCTGGGCCTGTTGCTCAAGCCCATGCTGGCCTGGCGCATGCTGGCCGGCGAAGCAGCCGCAGTGGAGGCGGCGCTGCACCAGTCGCTCGATGCGGGGCGGGCCCGCCTGGCGCACCTGGTCAGCCGCGATGTCTCGCAGCTCACCGAATCCGAAGTGCGCGAAAGCGCCATCGAGTCGCTGGCCGAGAACCTGAGCGACTCCGTGGTGGCCCCCATTTTCTGGTTCGTGCTGCTGGGCCTGCCGGGCGCCGCGGCCTACCGCTTTGCCAACACCGCCGATGCCATGTGGGGCTACCTGGGCCTGCACGGCGGGCGCTACTGGACCTGGGCCGGCAAATGGGCGGCGCGCGCCGACGACCTGCTGTCCTGGCTGCCCGCGCGCCTCACGGCCCTGTTGCTGGGCCTGGCCGCCGGTGGCCTGCCTCCCGGCAAGCTGTGGCGCGAAGCGGCGCGCACGCCGTCGCCCAACAGTGGCTGGCCCATGGCGGCCATGGCGCTGGCCCTGGGCGTGTGCCTGCGCAAGCCGGGCGTCTATGCGCTCAATGCCGGCCAGCGCCTGCCGGTGGCTGCCGACATGCGCCGGGCCTGCGCGCTGGCGGCCAAAGCGGTGCTGGGCTGCCTGCTGATCGCCTGTGCCTTTCTTTTCCTGACGACATCGACCACGACCTGA
- a CDS encoding ABC transporter ATP-binding protein translates to MNTGPALAPHSIALGARGVRASLGNTEVLHGIDLALGAGCWTSIVGPNGAGKSTLLKVLAGLLPFTGEVQLMGQALATLRGRERAQQMSWLGQNEGGSDDLTVWDVAMLGRLPHQPWLATPSAADRAAVEQALRACQAWDWRERPLGQLSGGERQRVLLARALAVQARVLLMDEPLANLDPPHQADWLLLVRALVAAGQTVISVLHETSIALQADDMVVMAAGRVVHHGNCNDPATQEALARVFDHRITIHRLDDQWVAVPR, encoded by the coding sequence GTGAACACCGGGCCGGCGCTTGCTCCACATTCCATAGCACTGGGTGCCCGCGGGGTGCGGGCCAGCCTCGGAAATACCGAGGTATTGCACGGCATCGACCTGGCGCTGGGTGCCGGCTGCTGGACCAGCATCGTCGGCCCCAATGGCGCGGGCAAGTCCACTTTGCTCAAGGTGCTGGCCGGGCTGTTGCCCTTCACCGGCGAGGTTCAACTGATGGGGCAGGCGCTGGCCACGCTGCGTGGCCGCGAGCGGGCCCAGCAGATGTCCTGGCTGGGGCAGAACGAAGGCGGCTCGGACGACCTGACGGTGTGGGACGTGGCCATGCTGGGCCGCCTGCCGCACCAGCCCTGGCTGGCCACGCCATCGGCCGCCGACCGCGCCGCGGTGGAGCAGGCGCTGCGCGCCTGCCAGGCCTGGGACTGGCGGGAGCGCCCGCTGGGCCAGCTGTCGGGCGGTGAGCGCCAGCGCGTGCTGCTGGCCCGGGCGCTGGCGGTGCAGGCCCGGGTGCTGCTGATGGACGAGCCGCTGGCCAACCTGGACCCGCCGCACCAGGCCGACTGGCTGCTGCTGGTGCGCGCGCTGGTGGCCGCGGGGCAGACCGTGATCAGCGTGCTGCACGAAACCTCGATCGCGCTGCAGGCCGACGACATGGTCGTCATGGCCGCCGGCCGGGTGGTGCACCACGGCAACTGCAACGACCCCGCCACCCAGGAGGCCCTGGCCCGCGTGTTTGACCACCGCATCACCATCCACCGGCTCGACGACCAATGGGTCGCCGTGCCCCGCTGA
- the cobU gene encoding bifunctional adenosylcobinamide kinase/adenosylcobinamide-phosphate guanylyltransferase, which produces MRELILGGQRSGKSARAETLAAQWLARSPAHGAVFIATAQAWDDEMRERIARHQRDRAQRLPGMQTVEEPLALAEALARHSRPQTLVVVDCLTLWLTHQLMPAAGVPDSGVLESNRAGVQDGRPLSASFLIALQQSTGPVVLVSNEIGLGVIPMGREVRAFVDALGRLNQQVAAVCDRVTLMAAGLPLTLKSPE; this is translated from the coding sequence ATGCGTGAACTGATCCTGGGCGGCCAGCGCAGCGGCAAGTCGGCACGCGCGGAAACGCTGGCGGCCCAGTGGCTCGCGCGGTCGCCGGCGCACGGCGCGGTGTTCATCGCCACCGCCCAGGCCTGGGACGACGAGATGCGCGAACGCATTGCGCGCCACCAGCGTGACCGCGCGCAGCGCCTGCCCGGCATGCAGACGGTGGAAGAACCGCTGGCCCTGGCCGAGGCGCTGGCGCGGCACAGCCGGCCGCAGACGCTGGTGGTGGTCGATTGCCTCACGCTATGGCTGACCCACCAGCTGATGCCGGCTGCTGGCGTGCCCGATTCCGGCGTTTTGGAGTCAAACAGGGCTGGAGTCCAGGACGGGCGGCCACTTTCAGCTAGCTTTTTGATAGCACTTCAACAGTCCACCGGCCCCGTGGTGCTGGTCAGCAACGAGATCGGCCTGGGCGTGATCCCCATGGGGCGCGAGGTGCGGGCCTTTGTGGACGCGCTGGGCCGGCTCAACCAGCAGGTGGCAGCGGTGTGCGACCGCGTCACGCTGATGGCGGCGGGCCTGCCACTCACCCTCAAGAGTCCTGAATGA
- a CDS encoding aminotransferase class I/II-fold pyridoxal phosphate-dependent enzyme gives MRPPDDFSARIHGGPDALGVPLHDFSTNGNACGPCPGAQVAMAQADASRYPDASYAALRQSLAEFHGVDPARLVLAGSASEFIFRFTAWAARAGARRVTVPVLAYGDYAQAAAAHGLQVVRTAGAADLHWACDPGSPLGAAQQGLAALVEAAAPGSVVLDRAYEPLRLSGDLALDVEALARVWQLWTPNKALGLTGVRAAYAIAPVAAGDAVRALDALCPSWPLGVHGVALLEAWCTRAVQQWLAGSRQTLRSWKSRQLAVCEALGWHGLASDANFFCARPGEGLSLQGLRSRGIKLRDTHSFGLANHVRLSVQPPGAQDALAAAVRALA, from the coding sequence ATGCGCCCACCCGACGATTTTTCTGCCCGCATCCATGGTGGCCCCGACGCGCTGGGGGTGCCGCTACATGACTTCTCGACCAACGGCAACGCCTGCGGCCCCTGCCCGGGGGCCCAGGTGGCCATGGCACAGGCCGATGCCTCGCGCTACCCCGACGCCAGCTACGCTGCCTTGCGCCAGTCGCTGGCCGAGTTCCACGGGGTGGACCCGGCCCGGCTGGTGCTGGCGGGCAGCGCCAGCGAATTCATCTTCCGCTTCACGGCCTGGGCCGCGCGCGCGGGTGCGCGCCGGGTGACCGTGCCCGTGCTGGCCTATGGCGACTACGCCCAGGCAGCAGCAGCCCATGGGCTGCAAGTGGTGCGCACCGCCGGGGCCGCTGACCTGCACTGGGCCTGCGACCCGGGCAGCCCGCTGGGCGCGGCCCAGCAGGGGCTGGCGGCCCTGGTGGAAGCGGCCGCCCCGGGCAGCGTGGTGCTGGACCGGGCCTATGAGCCGCTGCGCCTGTCGGGTGACCTCGCGCTGGATGTGGAGGCCCTGGCCAGGGTCTGGCAGCTGTGGACGCCCAACAAGGCGCTCGGGCTCACGGGCGTGCGCGCGGCTTACGCCATTGCACCGGTGGCGGCCGGCGACGCCGTGCGGGCCCTGGACGCGCTGTGCCCGTCCTGGCCCCTGGGTGTGCACGGGGTGGCGCTGCTGGAAGCCTGGTGCACGCGCGCCGTGCAGCAGTGGCTGGCCGGCAGCCGCCAGACCCTGCGGTCCTGGAAGTCGCGGCAGCTGGCGGTGTGCGAAGCGCTGGGCTGGCACGGCCTGGCCAGCGACGCCAACTTTTTCTGCGCGCGACCGGGTGAGGGGCTGTCGCTGCAGGGCCTGCGCAGCCGTGGCATCAAGTTGCGCGACACCCATTCCTTTGGCCTGGCCAACCACGTGCGCCTGAGCGTGCAGCCGCCCGGCGCGCAGGATGCCCTGGCCGCTGCGGTGAGGGCGCTGGCATGA
- the cobO gene encoding cob(I)yrinic acid a,c-diamide adenosyltransferase: MQIETPPSAKPYDKPEGERRGIVIVNTGDGKGKSTAAFGLALRAHGRGKAVKIYQFMKVPTARFGEHRMFEQIGIPIEGLGDGFSWKSQDLAHSAQLARDGWQKASATIMAGGHFLVVLDEITYPLIYGWLPLDEVLATLRNRPKEVHVCLTGRRCPPEIIELADTVTEMTKIKHAFNAGVPAQRGIED, translated from the coding sequence ATGCAGATTGAAACCCCGCCCTCCGCCAAGCCCTATGACAAGCCCGAAGGCGAACGCCGCGGCATCGTGATCGTCAACACCGGCGACGGCAAGGGCAAGAGCACCGCCGCTTTTGGCCTGGCCTTGCGCGCCCATGGCCGCGGCAAGGCCGTGAAGATCTACCAGTTCATGAAGGTGCCCACTGCGCGTTTTGGCGAGCACCGGATGTTCGAGCAGATCGGCATCCCGATCGAGGGGCTGGGTGACGGCTTCAGCTGGAAGAGCCAGGACCTGGCGCATTCGGCGCAGCTCGCGCGCGACGGCTGGCAGAAGGCCAGCGCCACCATCATGGCGGGCGGGCATTTTCTGGTGGTGCTGGACGAAATCACCTACCCTTTGATCTACGGCTGGCTGCCGCTGGACGAGGTGCTGGCAACCCTGCGCAACCGGCCGAAGGAGGTGCATGTCTGCCTGACTGGCCGGCGTTGCCCGCCCGAGATCATTGAGCTCGCCGACACCGTGACCGAGATGACCAAGATCAAGCACGCTTTCAACGCAGGGGTGCCCGCGCAACGGGGCATCGAGGACTGA
- a CDS encoding iron ABC transporter permease, translated as MPHIHRKAMLLALALLLASGAALLVGAGVGSTGFDSVLRARQDPVAWQIIWDIRVPRTLGAWLAGALLGLAGAVAQGLFRNPLADPFLLGSASGASLGVALALALFGGSPFTTQWLARLGLTGAAFAGAVAGVMLTLALARGVQHTLRLLLAGVIVGVVLSAAKDLITIAVPDILQAMQAFMLGSTGFVGWTACAIMAGMLLPALAVAWALSQVLDGLTLGEATAHSLGLPLAPLRAALVAVLALATGTAVAQAGLIAFVGLAAPHLVRSIVKTTHGRLIVLSALMGGLLLMAADVLARWLIAPQELPVGVLTAVLGGSYLLWLMHRRTGGRGGLL; from the coding sequence ATGCCCCACATCCACCGCAAGGCGATGCTGCTGGCCCTGGCGCTGCTGCTGGCCAGTGGCGCGGCGCTGCTGGTCGGCGCGGGCGTGGGCAGCACCGGGTTTGACAGCGTGCTGCGGGCCCGCCAGGACCCCGTGGCCTGGCAGATCATCTGGGACATCCGCGTGCCGCGCACCCTGGGCGCCTGGCTGGCCGGCGCGCTGCTCGGGCTGGCGGGCGCGGTGGCGCAGGGCTTGTTCCGCAACCCGCTGGCCGACCCGTTCTTGCTGGGCAGCGCCTCGGGCGCCTCGCTGGGCGTGGCGCTGGCGCTGGCGCTGTTTGGCGGCTCGCCGTTCACCACGCAGTGGCTGGCCAGGCTGGGCTTGACGGGCGCCGCGTTTGCCGGCGCGGTGGCCGGCGTGATGCTCACACTGGCGCTGGCGCGCGGTGTGCAGCACACGCTGCGCCTGCTGCTGGCCGGCGTGATCGTGGGCGTGGTGCTCAGCGCCGCCAAGGACCTGATCACCATTGCCGTGCCCGACATCCTGCAGGCCATGCAGGCCTTCATGCTGGGCAGCACCGGCTTTGTGGGCTGGACGGCCTGCGCCATCATGGCCGGCATGCTGCTGCCCGCGCTGGCCGTGGCCTGGGCACTGAGCCAGGTGCTGGACGGCCTCACGCTGGGCGAGGCCACCGCCCACAGCCTGGGCCTGCCGCTGGCGCCGCTGCGCGCCGCGCTGGTGGCGGTGCTGGCGCTGGCCACCGGCACGGCGGTGGCGCAGGCCGGGTTGATTGCCTTTGTGGGGCTGGCCGCGCCGCACCTGGTGCGTTCCATCGTCAAGACCACCCACGGCCGGCTGATCGTGCTCAGCGCGCTGATGGGCGGCCTGCTGCTGATGGCGGCCGATGTGCTGGCCCGCTGGCTCATCGCACCACAGGAGCTGCCCGTGGGCGTGCTCACGGCCGTGCTGGGCGGCAGCTACCTGCTCTGGCTGATGCACAGGCGCACCGGCGGCCGCGGAGGCTTGCTGTGA
- a CDS encoding ABC transporter substrate-binding protein: MKLFWLTLLLWTTVSAQALQVTDDRGVTVTLARTPQRVVTLLPSLTETVCELGQCQRLVGVDRYSNFPAEVRKLPQVGGGIDPNVEAIVALRPDVVLAAISSRGIERLEALGLKVVALEPKTAADIQRVLGKIGQVLEVPDAQRIWRTIDAGVSAAAQSLPPSARGVRVYFEASRGPYAAGQSSFIGELLTRLGAGNIIARELGPFPKINPEYVVRANPDVIMISERNSADLALRPGWAGIRAIREKRLCVFTAEQADVLVRPGPRMAEAARLMARCLTSATR, encoded by the coding sequence ATGAAATTGTTCTGGCTGACCCTGCTGCTGTGGACGACCGTGAGCGCGCAGGCGCTGCAGGTCACCGACGACCGCGGCGTGACCGTCACGCTCGCGCGCACGCCGCAACGCGTGGTCACGCTGCTGCCCTCGCTGACCGAGACCGTGTGCGAGCTCGGCCAGTGCCAGCGGCTGGTGGGCGTGGACCGCTACTCCAACTTTCCGGCCGAGGTGCGCAAGCTGCCCCAGGTGGGCGGCGGCATCGACCCCAATGTGGAGGCCATCGTGGCGCTCAGGCCCGATGTGGTGCTGGCGGCCATTTCGTCGCGCGGCATCGAGCGGCTGGAAGCCCTGGGGCTCAAGGTGGTGGCGCTGGAGCCCAAGACGGCCGCCGACATTCAGCGCGTGCTTGGAAAGATTGGCCAGGTGCTTGAGGTGCCCGATGCGCAGCGCATCTGGCGCACCATCGACGCCGGCGTGTCGGCGGCCGCGCAGTCGCTACCGCCTTCGGCGCGCGGCGTGCGGGTGTACTTTGAGGCCAGCCGGGGGCCGTATGCCGCGGGGCAAAGTTCGTTCATCGGCGAACTGCTCACGCGCCTGGGCGCGGGCAACATCATCGCGCGCGAGCTGGGCCCGTTCCCCAAGATCAACCCCGAGTACGTGGTGCGCGCCAACCCCGATGTGATCATGATCAGCGAGCGCAATTCGGCCGACCTGGCGCTGCGACCGGGCTGGGCGGGCATCCGTGCCATCCGCGAGAAGCGGCTGTGCGTGTTCACGGCCGAGCAGGCCGATGTGCTGGTGCGCCCCGGCCCGCGCATGGCCGAGGCCGCGCGGCTCATGGCCCGTTGCCTGACCTCGGCCACGCGGTGA